A window of Paenibacillus phoenicis genomic DNA:
ACTTGCCGTGGCCGACGTAGGCATCGCCATCGGCACGGGCACCGACGTGGCCATGGAGGCCGCCGACGTCACGCTGATGCGCGGCGACCTGGAGGGCGTGCCGGATGCGATCGCTATGAGCAAGCGCACGATGGGCAATATCAAGCAGAACTTGTTCTGGGCGCTCGCCTACAATACGATCGGCATTCCTGTAGCCGCTGCGGGCTTTCTGGCTCCGTGGCTGGCCGGGGCTGCGATGGCGCTTAGTTCTGTCTCCGTTGTGCTGAACGCGCTGCGTTTGCAGCGGGTGAAGCTGTAACTATACAATGCCAAACGAAACGAGCCTTCCAGGCCGTAAGGTTCCGGATTTTGTTCCGGTCTTGCGAGGGAAGGCTCGTTTTTTTGATGTAGATTCTATTTTTTTGGATGGGTGAGGGGATCCCCGATAATGCCTTGATCCTCCAGGGCGAGAAGCAGCTTCTTCATGAGTTCGACGGTTGCCGTAATGGCTGGCACGTCGGGCTTCTTTAATTTCTCCGTACAGGTCAAAGTGGCACGTCCGTTCTTGATCCGCAGCCGTACATGGATCTTGGAATGAAGGTTCAGCAACTCTTCGATCCCTTCGTACTTCAATACCGATCGCAGCAGACTGGGATGGGAAGCTTTTGCTTGAAACTTCTTATTCATTGCGGAGTTTGGGAGTGAGGCTTCCCGGAGCCCCCAGGTAAACCAGGCCAAGACATGTCGTTTGGCCGAAAATAACACGAACTCCAGCTTACGGCGCGGCCGGTAGCTGTATTTCACGGTGATCGCGTACTCGTTACCGGAGGTGTCGTTATTCGGGTCGGTGATCGTCACCTTACAGGATCCGAAGCGTGGGGAAAGCGGCAGACGGACATGCTGCCCCTTATACTTCCAGTTCCTGAACGTTCCTGCGGCGTAAGTCCCTCCAGAGGTTCTGGCATACTCTTTCAGCAGGGCTGTCGACTTCGGTTCCCACCACGGTTTACTTTTTACTGTCGTCTGCGTCATGCTTCTCTTCCTCCTTGCCCGGCGCCCGGGTGGAAGGCAGTCTTCCCTCGCGGCGCAATGCTTCTCGCAGCAGGTATTCGATATGCCCATTCACGCTTCGGAATTCATCCGCTGCCCAGCGTTCCAAAGCCTGATAAAGAGTCGGGTCAAGGCGAAGTGGGAAGCTCTTCTTGCTGGCCATCGTGAATGGATGCCCCTAATTAATACAACGTGCTAGTATTGATGACCGGCTGGGCGGAACGGTCGGATACGACAGCGACGAGCAGGTTGTTAATCATCGCGGCTTTACGTTCGTCATCCAGCTCGACAACTTGACCGGCCTGCAGCCGTTCGATCGCCATTTGAACCATGGTGACGGCGCCGTCGACGATTTTCTCGCGAGCCGCAATGATCGCTTCGGCTTGTTGGCGTTGCAGCATCGCGCTTGCGATTTCGGTCGAGTAGGCCAGATGCGTCAAACGCGACTCAATGACCTTAACGCCGGCGATGGCCAGACGGTTCTGCAATTCGCTGGTGAGCTCCAACGCAATCTCTTCCGTATTGGCGCGCAGGGAGAAGCCGGTGTCGGAATCGTCCAATTGGTCGTACGGATATTTGCTGGCGACGTGGCGCAGTGCAGCTTCGCTCTGAATTTCCACGAAGGTTTCGTATTCATCCACTTCAAATAGCGCTTTGGCGGAGTCGACCACCGAAAACACGACAACAGTGGCGATTTCGATCGGGTTCCCTTTGACATCATTGACTTTCAGTTTGGCGCTGTTGAAGTTGCGAACGCGCAGCGAAACTTTTTTGCGAGTTGAGAACGGGATGGCAAGATAGAAGCCGCTCTTGCGGATCACGCCGAGGTAACGGCCGAAGAAGGTGACGACAGCCGATTGGTTTGGCTGTACGATCGTCAGCCCGGTCAAGAGCACGAAGGCGATGACGAAGGAGAGCACACCGCCGGCCACGGGAACGACATCGTTTAACGTGACGAGAAATGTCCCCAACGCAATAAATCCGAAAATGAACAACAGGGCAACAAAACCGTTTAGGCACGAAATTTCTTTTTCTTTCATATAAAGTGACACTCCTTCACATATTAAATTGATATTTATATGATATCACTTTTGCAAAATAATGTAAATATTAGGCGGCGATATTCTCTGCCGGGGGCTTTTACATGATTATCCCCTTCGCTCAGATAGAATAGTTATCGATGGAGCAGAACTGTGTGAACCAATTGAAGCTTGGATGGGAGTGAAGATGAGGATGGAGATGAGGATGGAGATGAGGATGGAGATGAGGATGGAGATGAGGATGGAGATGAGGATGGTGTCTTATGGGATGGAATGGGGAGGGAATGAGGTTGGAAGCGAGACGGCCTCGCGGCTGATCGAACGGGATAGGCGTGTGCAAGTGGAATCGCAGATGATTAAACGGGATAGGCGTGGGTAAGTGGAACTTCAGCTGATCAAACGGGATAGGCGTTGGGTAAGTGGAACTTCAGCTGATCGAACGGGATAGGCGTGTGCAAGTGGAACCGCGGCTGATCAAACGGGATTATGCGTGGACAACTGGAATCGCTGCTGATCCAGGGCAAGATAGGCGGGGACGGCCGTATCTTAGCTGTCAGGGTGCGACAGACAGGAACGCCCGTACCGTAGCAGTCGGGGTGCAACAGACAGGGACAGCCTGGCCTTAGCTGATCAGAGCACGACCGGCAGGTTTAGCCCGTCCCGTCGTACTCGCAATAGGGGCTGACGGTACCGCCGCCAGGTGCGGGCTATCCAGGCAGTCCAGGCTGCCCGCACCATTAGCTTCGTCCCCAGCGTAGCTCTGGATATAGTGTAGACGTCCCCGAACGTCTGTGATCCACCTCCTGCCTAGAAGGGGGCGCCTGTACCGTAGTGCGATGTTTCATGGGCTTAATCCAAGGAGCGTACGATTTCGCTTAGACGGGCGATGCCTTCCGTCAGTTCTTCGGCGGTGGCGTAGGCGTAGGAGAGGCGCAGGTGGCTGCCGGAGGCGCGGTTGTACAGGTGGCCGGGGTTGATCAGAAGGCCGGCTTTTAGGGCGGCGTCAAATATTTTGCGCGGGGAGGGGGAGTTGTGCAGGTTCAGCCAGATGTAAAACCCTCCCTGCGGCACCTTCCAGTCCGCGATATCGCGAAAATACCGCTCCAACGCGTCCACCGCCGCCTCTCGCCGCAGGCGGAGCGCCGCCCGCAGCCGTTCAAGATGGCGGTCGTAGCTGCCGCTTTCCAGCCATTCCGCTGCCATCTGTTGCGAGAGGGCGCTAGAGCCGTAATCGCTTTGCATCTTGATGTCTGCAAGCCGCTCGATGACGGGCTGCGGTCCGGCAATCCAGCCAATCCGCAGGCCGGGGCTGAGGGATTTGGACAAGCTGCCCAGATACAGTACGCTGCCGCTGGCGTCATGAGCCTTCAGCGGCAGGGGCGGCGGGGCGTCCAGCCACAACTCGCGGTAGACATCATCTTCAACGAGGGGGAAACGGGCTGCCTCGCAGACGTCCAGCAGCTGACGTCGCCGCGCTTCGCTCATAACCGTTCCGCTTGGATTATGGAAGGTCGGAATGGTATACAGCAATGCGCCCGCATATTGCTTGGCGTACACAGAAACCAGGTCGGCGCGCAGGCCTTGTTCATCCATCGGGACACCGCGCAGCTTCATTCCGGCGCTCTGAAAAACGGGAACCGAATACAGATACGACGGTCGTTCGGTCAGTACCGTCGAGCCCTGGGGGAGCAGGCCGACGGCAATGAGCTGGAGCGCCTGCAAGGCGCCGGAGATTATCAGCAGCGAAGCCGGCGATACGGTGATGCCTTGGAGGCTCAGCCGGGCGGCGATGGCCTCCCGGAGCCGCAGGTCCCCGTTGGGCTCGCCATAGCCCAGGTTTGTGACATTGGTGGCCATCCGACCCAACAGCTCGGCCATTTCGGATTGCGGCAGCAGGTCCGGGCCCATCTCGCCGGTGCCGAGTCGCAAAATGCCGGGCTGGAACTCAGCCCGGTTAATCTCCTGCACGGCAGGCAAATTAGGGTACTGCACGCCGGAGCTGACGTATTCGTTCCAATCGGGCGGCGGGGAGGCGGTCAGCACGCCCCAGGTCCGGTTAACGACGCGGGTGCCGCCGCCCCGGTCGCCCTGAAGCAGCCCGGCTGCGATCAGCTCGTCCAGCGCGGCGACGACTGTGCTGCGGTTGACGCCAAACCGCGCGGCCAGCTCCCGCTGGGACGGGATGCGTGTCCCCACCGGCCATTCGCCGCTGGCGATTCGATCACAAAGATGCTCCATGATTTGGCGATGGAGCGGAATGGGCGAATTTCGGCTGGGACGCCAGGTCGAATGATTCATGCGGAATACCCCCTATCTGCAGAACTGTAGATTTTTTGCGCGAACGACGTTATTTTCCCCTATTATATCGTTTGGTTGGTTTCTGATCCATCCAAATGGATGGAGCTAAATCGGGAGGGGGCGGGTACAATAGGGTTCGAGACAGAGATCAGAGGGGGAGAGAGATGTTTAGTGCTGCGATTCATGGGTTCTTTCTGGCGGTTGGACTTATTTTGCCATTAGGCGTGCAGAATGTGTTTGTGTTTAACCAGGGGGCTGCCGGACGAAAGCTCCGCCGGGCCTTGCCGGCTGTTCTGACCGCCGCTTTGGGCGATACGATATTGATTTTGCTAGCTGTGTTGGGGGTCTCGGTGCTGGTCTTGTCATGGACTTGGCTGAAAACCGTACTCTTTGCGGCAGGCGCCGTCTTTATGCTATACATTGGCTGGACCATCTGGAGGGACGTGTCCAAACCGTCTTCCGCCGGGCCATCCGGGCTGCCAGCTAAACAGCAGGTGGTGTTTGCATTGTCGGTGACGTTTTTGAATCCCCATGCGATTCTGGATACGGTTGGCGTGATCGGGACAAGCTCTCTGGATTATACCGGCGGGGCGAAAGGGGCGTTTACGCTGGCTGCGATTCTGGTGTCGTGGGTCTGGTTTTTCGGATTGGCATGGGCAGGCAAAACACTCGGAAGCTTGGACCGGGGAGGTCAACTGCTCCAGGGGATCAATCGATTGTCTGCGCTTATCGTCTGGGGGATGGCGTTATATATGATCGGTGCCGTGGTCGCTGATCACTTGAAGTAGGGCGGCGGGGAGCCTTGAAGCTCAGTATGACACTGGGATGCAAGCGGCTTGCTTCCTGTTGGGGAAAGTTCCATAATTAGGAATAACATAAAGCAAGGGATAGGAGTGAGGAGATGAACGAGACGATATCCAAAATGCTGGAGCACCGTTCCATTCGTAAATACAGCGATCGTCCGGTGACCCGAGAGCTGGTGGAACAAATCATATCCGCAGGCCAAATGGCCTCCAGTTCCAGCAATGTACAAGCCTATACCGTGATTGCCGTGACGGACGCGGATCGGAAAGCGAAGCTGGCCGAGCTTTGCGGGAATCAGGCTTATGTGGCGGAGTGTCCTGTTTTCCTAGTCTGGTGCGCAGATTTGTCAAGACTCAAACGGGCAGCGGAGCGGCATCTTCCTTCGGAAACGACTTATGAAGGCACGACGGAGAACTTTATTGTAGCTACGGTCGATACGGCGCTGGCAGCGCAAAATGCCGCCATAGCCGCAGAATCACTGGGCCTTGGCATCGTGTATATCGGCGGTATCCGCAACCATAGCGAGGAGGTGGCGGATCTCCTGGGCCTTCCGCACCTTTCGTATCCTGTATTCGGGATGTGTCTCGGCTATCCGGATCAAAATCCAGGGGTGCGTCCACGGCTTCCGCTGCCGGCAGTTCTGCACTGGAACCAATATGATACCGCCGGGCAAGAGGAACAGGTGGCGGCCTATGACGAGGTCATGTCCAAGTATCTGCGTGAACGGACCGGAGGGGCGAAGGATACCCCTTGGTCGGAGCTCATGGCCGAGAAGCTGGCACAGCCGGCGCGGCTGCATATGCGCGAATTTTTAGAGAAGCGCGGCTTTACCTTGAAATAATGGCAAAAAAAGCTGTCCTAATCGGGTCGTACCCGGGGACAGCTTTTTCGTATTATTAGGTCAACCAGAAATTTCTGGTTGGCCTTTTTTCTTAGGCGCTGTCAGATGGCGGTAGCCGGGAGAACGTGCGGCTTTTAGGGGCAATGATCCCGTCACAAAAACTGTTCTCCCACTACCCCCAATGACCATGTTTGAGCTGGTTGAGGCATCGGACCTCGAATCACAAGCGAAGCTGTGAGATTGGAACCATCGTGGGAGTGCCGGCTATTATTCAGGAGGAGATGACATGAGACCGGTTATTGGATTGGATGTGTCGAAAGGGACAAGTGTGCTCCAAGCGTTTACAGATCGAAATAAGCCGTATGGAAACAGTATCACGGTAGAAACGATTCGGGAAACGGCAGGATCGTCACACAGCAAGGCTTGGATTCAGACAAAGGCAGAGAAGATTCAAGAGAAGATTCAGGCGTTACCGTCTCTAAGCAAGTCAAGCAAAGCACAACAGACGGCTTTGCTGAGTATGGTGGAAATGGTGTAAGGAAAGAGGGCAAGCCCTACAAAGCATAATACCAAATTTACCCAGAAGCATCCGCGCCAACGGAGGCTTCTTTGTGCTGCACAAAAATAGTATAACAGTATCTTTGCATTAATCCAATCACTTGGGGTTGACAAACATTAGCTGGTTTTTCGTCGTTAAGTTATAATCCGTAAAAACTTCGCGTGTTCCGGTACAACGTCGCTGCGGCCTCTTCCGGAGAGATGCCCAGAAGATTCGCCCAGGCCAAGGCGACGTGACGGGTCATGCGCGGGTGGGTGATCTGACCGGCAAACGGTCCTTCAAACGGCCAAGGCCCGTCCGTTTCGGCCATCACCTGCTCGGGAGGATAGCGCCGGGCGAGGTCTTGGATTTTCGATTCGTAGACGATATCCGGCGTAAAAGAGATCGCATAACCGCGATCCGCCATGCGGCGCACTGTGGATTCGGCTCCCTTGAACCAGTGGAAATGTGCTTTGGTGACGCCGTGGCGTTCCAGCAGGTCGCAGGCAAGCTCGGCGTCCTCGTATACCGCATGCATCACAATCGGTTTGTCTAACGCCTTGGCAAGCATCACAAACTTCTCCAGCAGGTCCACGTAGGGCTCAAGCTCAAAGCCCTTTCCTTGCTGGAGAGCTTCTTGCCGCGCATAATATGGAAGCCCGACTTCACCAACGGCAATCATATCCTCGGCATGCTGCTTGATCCAATTCAGCAGGAGATCGATCTCCCGATCCTCAGGGATAGGCTGCTCGGGGTGGAATCCGAATGCCGGGCGCACCAGGTTCGGATAGCGCTCCGCCAAAGCGTTGTTCAGCTTGCAGGAGGCTAAATGCATCGAAACGGCAATGACGGCTTCCACTCCGCAGCCCGGCAGTTCCTGCAGCAGGCGTTCACGGGTATCTTCGTCGTAAAGGTCTATATGAATATGGGCATCAATGAACGGGAGTTGGATTCCCTTCGGTAAACCGCGAAGAAGATTGTGGGACATCTCACCAGACCCTTTCCAGAAACAGGTTAACCGCTTGTACTCATTATACCTGTTTTTAGGTAGGTTTCAGCGGATGCCACGGGATTTCTTCGTTTTTTGGTTAGAGAATGCCCATCATGTAAAAGGTTAAATCTTACTGCGAAACCGGGCATGTCGTACAATAACAATTATGCGACAAAAATTAAAGTCAACAGGAGGTCCACTACATAATATGGGTACTAATTATTTGTCCGCTGTAGCCCAGCAATTTCCGTTCCATTTATCTGTCACACAGGATTATCAGGACGAACAGATCATTCAAATGTTCCTGACGGCATGCGCCAAAGCGCCAAATACCCGCAGAAACTATTTTAGGGCCCTGGAGCATTTCAGGCAATTCCTTTCGGGAATGCGTTTTCGGGATGTGACTTGGAGGGAAATCGAAGCTTATAAAATCTACCTCACGAAGGGCTTCTACCGCGATGGCCAAAAACCGCTTGCTCCGGCCAGTGTGGCTGCATTTATCGCGCCTCTGAAGTCGTTTTATAAATGGGGAAGCGACAGCAGCATCGGCTTTTTCGATCATAATCCGGCGCAAAATGTCCGTATCCCGGCCATTGCCGTAACGAGCCGCAGACATTATCTTACCCGCAACGAGGTCGGCAAGCTGCTGGAGGCGTTGCGGCGCCAGAGCCTGAGAAATTACTTGATCGGCCTGTCTCTGGTGCTGTTGGGCCTTCGCGTGTCCGAGTTATGCGGCATCAAGTGGAAGGACTTTCATGCCGATATGCTGGAGACATCCATATGGCTCACCGTATCCCACGCAAAACGCGGAAAAACACGCGAGGTCAAAATTCCGCGAGAGCTCTGGAACATGTACCAGGAGCATGCACGCAGATTGGCGAAGGGGCATGAACCGGATCCGGAGTTGAAGCTGTTTGCAATTACGCCGCGGCAAATCGAACGAATCATTAAACAAGCAGGCATTGCGAGCGGAATTCAGAAGCAGCCGACCCCCCACTGGTTAAGACATACCAACGCGACGCTGGCATTGTTGCAGGGCGCCTCGCTGCAGCAGGTTCAGGAAAGCTTGGGGCACTCCCATATCAACACGACCCAGCGCTATCTGCACACCGTCGAGCAAATAAAGAAGGCGGCTCCTGACTTCGTACAGGACTGTTTGATGGAATTTATGTGATTTTTCTATTTTTTTAGTGCTATTTATCTATTTTTTGTGTCGAAAATAATGCAAAAATCGCTCTTTTGTCCTATAATGTAACAAGGGTTAATTACAAACCTTGCCAAATTTCGACCAGTTTTTACCTAGGGTTGTCGCATAATTGTTATTGTACGACATGGTCTGTTTTTCATCCGTTTGCTCTGAATCATCATCGGGTAAAAAGCGTTAAAATTTAACGGGGATTAAGCAAATTATTAGCCAAAATAACTTTTTTCTTTCGGGAAATAAGGAACGTCGACTCCGAGACGGGAGAGACGAATGACGACACAGGTTTTTTAGGGGGCAGAACGGTTGACTGTTTTTAATGAGTTCGTCGACGATTGGTACATGGACTATAGCCCGGAAGCCGTGAAGTGGTTTAACCTGCTTGTGCGCAAACATCCGGAAACCTATCACCATAGTATACGGGTTGCTATGCTGGCAGAGAAAATCGCCGAGCCGCTGAAGATCACCGGAGCTGAGAAGGACATGCTGGTCCGCGGGTGCTTTATGCATGATATCGGCAAAACGATGATCCCCCGCGCGATCATTGAGCAGCAGGAGCCGCTGACGGAGATACAGTGGAGGATCATTAAGCTGCATCCGGTCATCGGGGCAGAGCTGGTAGAAGCGGATCCTGCGTTTGGACCGGGCATTGCGGATATCGTCCGCTGGCATCATGAGCGTTGGGACGGGGCGGGGTACCCGGATGGGCTGAAGGGGAAGCAAATCCCCTATAAGGCGAGAATTTGCGCGGTGGTTGACGCCTTCGATTCGATGACATCGGACCGGCATTACCGGGAACGGAAGCTGACTATGGCTGAAGCCAAGCTGGAATTGCACCAACATCGTGAGACCCAATTCGATCCGGAAGTAGTGGATGCGTTAATGGAGCTTTCCGATGAAATGCTGAATATTTACTCCATTATGTAATCAGCGGATATCAGGGGGAATGGACATGGAAAAAAGGTCCTGGAGCCGTCCCGTTACTCCGGAGGAACTGGAGGAAGCCAACCGGATAGGGAGGACTTTGCTCTACCTGCGCGTGACCTTAATTCCCGATTGTACACAGAAGCTGGAGCGATTCCGGCTGATTGACATGAAGTTAAGCGCCTATGAGCAGGTGCTGGACCGGACGCCGAATCTCTCAGATCCGGCGGAACCTTTAGAATCCATCGAATCGGTGACCTGGCTGATCGCCTTTGCAGGGGAAGCCAAGCATCTGCAACGCTGGGTCGAACTGATGCTGGATGTGGATCAGGTGGAGGTTACTGAGGTTGCGATGGATTTCTAGCAGCAGGAGGAAGTCTGATTCAGACTCCTCCTGCTGCTGTTTTGCGTTGTTCCGCCGCCATCATGGCCGCAATCTCCCGTTTTAATCGCATAAAATCGGGATCCTCCGTCATTTCCTCGCGCCGCGGCCGGGGAAACGGCACCTGAATGGTATGCAGCACACGGGCTGGCCGGTTTGAAAATAAAACAATCGTGTCCGAGAGCATCAGTGCCTCCTCGATGCTGTGCGTAATCATCAGGACGGAGCGCTTATTCTCTTCCCAAATGTCCAGCAGCCAGCGCTGCATTTCGCTGCGCGTTAAGGCGTCCAGCGCACTAAACGGCTCGTCCAGGCACATCACTTCCTGGGGGGCGAGCAGGCCCCGCAGGAACGAAGCTCGCTGCTGCATGCCGCCGGATAACATATGGGGATAAGCCCGTTCAAACCCGCTTAACCCGGCTTTTTGGAGCCAGTGCTGGATGTCCGCACGGGAGCTCCGGCTTCCGGCCTCGGCGATTTCCTGCGCCAGCACGACGTTCTCCTCGATCGTCCGCCAAGGGAATAACGCCGGCTGCTGCGGCACGTAACTGATATGTCCGCGCTGGCCGGTGACTGGGCGTCCCTGAAGGAGCACTTCGCCTTGATCCGGCGCAGTCAGGCCGCCGATGACGTGAAACAGCGTGCTTTTGCCGCAGCCGGATGGGCCGATGATCGACACGAATTCGCCGGCCGGCACCCGCAGCGAAATGTCTTGAAGGACCGGGACCTCCCGGCGTCGGTCGCGGAACGTTTTATGGATCTGCCGGACCTCCAGCGCGGGGATGGCGTTATCTCTATGCGTTGATGCTTCGCTCATGAACCAAGCCTTCCTTTCCGTAAGCTGCCCTATCTCCGGTCGTTCGCCGGTTTATAGCGGACAAGCCATTTTTCCAACAAAGCGACGCAGGCGAACATCGCGAGGCTGATCGCCACGATGATGGCGATGGCGACAAAG
This region includes:
- the nfsA gene encoding oxygen-insensitive NADPH nitroreductase, translated to MNETISKMLEHRSIRKYSDRPVTRELVEQIISAGQMASSSSNVQAYTVIAVTDADRKAKLAELCGNQAYVAECPVFLVWCADLSRLKRAAERHLPSETTYEGTTENFIVATVDTALAAQNAAIAAESLGLGIVYIGGIRNHSEEVADLLGLPHLSYPVFGMCLGYPDQNPGVRPRLPLPAVLHWNQYDTAGQEEQVAAYDEVMSKYLRERTGGAKDTPWSELMAEKLAQPARLHMREFLEKRGFTLK
- a CDS encoding tyrosine-type recombinase/integrase — protein: MGTNYLSAVAQQFPFHLSVTQDYQDEQIIQMFLTACAKAPNTRRNYFRALEHFRQFLSGMRFRDVTWREIEAYKIYLTKGFYRDGQKPLAPASVAAFIAPLKSFYKWGSDSSIGFFDHNPAQNVRIPAIAVTSRRHYLTRNEVGKLLEALRRQSLRNYLIGLSLVLLGLRVSELCGIKWKDFHADMLETSIWLTVSHAKRGKTREVKIPRELWNMYQEHARRLAKGHEPDPELKLFAITPRQIERIIKQAGIASGIQKQPTPHWLRHTNATLALLQGASLQQVQESLGHSHINTTQRYLHTVEQIKKAAPDFVQDCLMEFM
- a CDS encoding HD-GYP domain-containing protein, whose amino-acid sequence is MTVFNEFVDDWYMDYSPEAVKWFNLLVRKHPETYHHSIRVAMLAEKIAEPLKITGAEKDMLVRGCFMHDIGKTMIPRAIIEQQEPLTEIQWRIIKLHPVIGAELVEADPAFGPGIADIVRWHHERWDGAGYPDGLKGKQIPYKARICAVVDAFDSMTSDRHYRERKLTMAEAKLELHQHRETQFDPEVVDALMELSDEMLNIYSIM
- a CDS encoding SPFH domain-containing protein → MKEKEISCLNGFVALLFIFGFIALGTFLVTLNDVVPVAGGVLSFVIAFVLLTGLTIVQPNQSAVVTFFGRYLGVIRKSGFYLAIPFSTRKKVSLRVRNFNSAKLKVNDVKGNPIEIATVVVFSVVDSAKALFEVDEYETFVEIQSEAALRHVASKYPYDQLDDSDTGFSLRANTEEIALELTSELQNRLAIAGVKVIESRLTHLAYSTEIASAMLQRQQAEAIIAAREKIVDGAVTMVQMAIERLQAGQVVELDDERKAAMINNLLVAVVSDRSAQPVINTSTLY
- a CDS encoding TatD family hydrolase, whose amino-acid sequence is MSHNLLRGLPKGIQLPFIDAHIHIDLYDEDTRERLLQELPGCGVEAVIAVSMHLASCKLNNALAERYPNLVRPAFGFHPEQPIPEDREIDLLLNWIKQHAEDMIAVGEVGLPYYARQEALQQGKGFELEPYVDLLEKFVMLAKALDKPIVMHAVYEDAELACDLLERHGVTKAHFHWFKGAESTVRRMADRGYAISFTPDIVYESKIQDLARRYPPEQVMAETDGPWPFEGPFAGQITHPRMTRHVALAWANLLGISPEEAAATLYRNTRSFYGL
- a CDS encoding aminotransferase-like domain-containing protein, whose translation is MNHSTWRPSRNSPIPLHRQIMEHLCDRIASGEWPVGTRIPSQRELAARFGVNRSTVVAALDELIAAGLLQGDRGGGTRVVNRTWGVLTASPPPDWNEYVSSGVQYPNLPAVQEINRAEFQPGILRLGTGEMGPDLLPQSEMAELLGRMATNVTNLGYGEPNGDLRLREAIAARLSLQGITVSPASLLIISGALQALQLIAVGLLPQGSTVLTERPSYLYSVPVFQSAGMKLRGVPMDEQGLRADLVSVYAKQYAGALLYTIPTFHNPSGTVMSEARRRQLLDVCEAARFPLVEDDVYRELWLDAPPPLPLKAHDASGSVLYLGSLSKSLSPGLRIGWIAGPQPVIERLADIKMQSDYGSSALSQQMAAEWLESGSYDRHLERLRAALRLRREAAVDALERYFRDIADWKVPQGGFYIWLNLHNSPSPRKIFDAALKAGLLINPGHLYNRASGSHLRLSYAYATAEELTEGIARLSEIVRSLD
- a CDS encoding ABC transporter ATP-binding protein; amino-acid sequence: MSEASTHRDNAIPALEVRQIHKTFRDRRREVPVLQDISLRVPAGEFVSIIGPSGCGKSTLFHVIGGLTAPDQGEVLLQGRPVTGQRGHISYVPQQPALFPWRTIEENVVLAQEIAEAGSRSSRADIQHWLQKAGLSGFERAYPHMLSGGMQQRASFLRGLLAPQEVMCLDEPFSALDALTRSEMQRWLLDIWEENKRSVLMITHSIEEALMLSDTIVLFSNRPARVLHTIQVPFPRPRREEMTEDPDFMRLKREIAAMMAAEQRKTAAGGV
- a CDS encoding LysE/ArgO family amino acid transporter — encoded protein: MFSAAIHGFFLAVGLILPLGVQNVFVFNQGAAGRKLRRALPAVLTAALGDTILILLAVLGVSVLVLSWTWLKTVLFAAGAVFMLYIGWTIWRDVSKPSSAGPSGLPAKQQVVFALSVTFLNPHAILDTVGVIGTSSLDYTGGAKGAFTLAAILVSWVWFFGLAWAGKTLGSLDRGGQLLQGINRLSALIVWGMALYMIGAVVADHLK